One Sphingopyxis macrogoltabida genomic region harbors:
- a CDS encoding acyl-CoA dehydrogenase family protein, whose amino-acid sequence MNFDLSDEQKMLGEQARALFADMTPFDRLRTLIDSGAEWDEPLWRALADMGFLGAAIPEEYGGLGLGALDLGVIMEALGAANAAVPFMSSIVLAAEAIRLAGSEAQKAAWLPKLASGDAIATFAYAEGPGPVFATGAGLKGGKLTGSKSPVADAGIADIAIVLVAGGGFVLVELDQPGVKRTKLDSFDQLRPHFRIDFDGAVAEPMPGVGKLDRLIDQAAVQAAFEAVGAAEACLHMARDYAMERQIFGRPLGGFQAIKHKLADVAVATELARSNAYYGGWAAESSADDLPAAAAAARLSGIKCLEMAARENLQVHGGIGYTFEANCHFYYRRERMLAVYLGNRGFWADRLLNAQPGSQVKAA is encoded by the coding sequence ATGAATTTCGACCTCAGCGATGAACAGAAAATGCTCGGCGAGCAAGCGCGCGCGCTGTTTGCCGATATGACACCTTTCGACCGGCTGCGCACGCTGATCGATTCGGGCGCCGAATGGGACGAGCCGCTGTGGCGCGCGCTCGCCGACATGGGCTTCCTCGGCGCCGCGATCCCCGAGGAGTATGGCGGGCTCGGCCTCGGCGCGCTCGATCTCGGCGTGATCATGGAAGCGCTTGGCGCCGCCAACGCGGCAGTGCCGTTCATGAGCTCGATCGTGCTGGCGGCCGAGGCAATCCGGCTGGCGGGCAGCGAAGCGCAGAAGGCTGCGTGGCTGCCGAAGCTGGCCAGCGGCGACGCGATCGCAACCTTCGCCTATGCCGAAGGGCCTGGGCCGGTGTTCGCGACGGGCGCGGGGCTGAAGGGCGGCAAGCTGACCGGCAGCAAGTCGCCGGTCGCCGACGCGGGAATTGCGGACATCGCCATCGTGCTCGTCGCAGGCGGCGGTTTTGTGCTGGTCGAACTCGATCAGCCAGGCGTGAAGCGCACCAAGCTCGACAGTTTCGACCAGCTTCGCCCGCACTTCCGGATCGATTTCGACGGGGCGGTGGCCGAGCCGATGCCTGGCGTCGGCAAGCTCGATCGCCTCATCGATCAGGCGGCGGTGCAAGCGGCGTTCGAAGCGGTCGGGGCCGCCGAGGCGTGCCTGCACATGGCGCGCGACTATGCGATGGAACGCCAGATATTCGGGCGCCCGCTCGGGGGGTTTCAGGCGATCAAGCACAAGCTCGCCGATGTCGCGGTGGCGACCGAACTCGCCCGCTCCAATGCCTATTATGGCGGTTGGGCGGCCGAATCCTCGGCCGACGATCTGCCTGCCGCCGCGGCGGCGGCGCGACTGTCGGGCATCAAATGCCTCGAAATGGCGGCGCGCGAGAATCTGCAGGTACATGGCGGCATCGGCTATACCTTCGAGGCGAATTGCCATTTCTATTACCGGCGCGAGCGGATGCTCGCCGTGTATCTCGGCAACCGTGGCTTTTGGGCTGACCGGCTGCTGAACGCGCAACCGGGCAGTCAGGTAAAGGCGGCGTAA
- a CDS encoding thioesterase family protein, which translates to MSIDPDTIPHYFTAEGEAFLPSGLARNPWFANAVAGGPIAALIGHIVESAGFDPDFEICRLTIDILGIVPRAPLVPRIVPVRQGRQAQLHRIELLAAERPVAQAHVLLARHLDTPAFPAPQPHPAPDDVAEDNFLVGASMAGAIRTRPIMGRVREPGRGVSWMRMDGEVVAGVPASPFAKACLFADFGNGVGSATFAHEWSYANLDISIQFFRMPRGDWFLLDAFTEGAGNGHALAQTVFADAEGVYAKGTQTIFVAAGQKLEKT; encoded by the coding sequence ATGAGCATCGACCCCGACACCATTCCGCACTATTTCACCGCCGAAGGCGAAGCCTTTCTCCCTTCGGGTCTTGCCCGCAATCCCTGGTTCGCCAATGCGGTCGCGGGCGGGCCGATCGCGGCGCTGATCGGCCACATCGTCGAAAGCGCCGGTTTCGATCCCGATTTCGAAATCTGCCGCCTGACGATCGATATCCTCGGCATCGTCCCGCGTGCGCCGCTGGTGCCGCGTATCGTGCCGGTGCGGCAGGGACGGCAGGCGCAACTGCATCGCATCGAACTGCTCGCCGCCGAACGGCCGGTGGCACAGGCGCATGTGCTGCTCGCGCGCCACCTCGACACCCCGGCTTTCCCTGCGCCGCAGCCGCACCCGGCGCCCGATGATGTGGCCGAGGACAATTTCCTCGTTGGCGCGAGCATGGCCGGGGCGATCCGGACGCGCCCGATCATGGGCCGGGTGCGCGAGCCGGGGCGCGGTGTGTCGTGGATGCGGATGGACGGCGAAGTCGTGGCGGGCGTGCCCGCCTCGCCCTTCGCGAAGGCGTGTCTCTTCGCCGATTTCGGCAACGGCGTGGGCAGCGCGACCTTCGCGCACGAGTGGAGCTACGCCAATCTCGATATCTCGATCCAGTTCTTCCGCATGCCGCGCGGCGACTGGTTCCTGCTCGATGCCTTCACCGAAGGCGCGGGCAACGGCCATGCGCTCGCACAGACGGTCTTCGCCGATGCCGAGGGCGTCTATGCCAAGGGAACGCAGACGATCTTCGTCGCCGCGGGGCAGAAACTCGAAAAGACCTAG
- a CDS encoding class I adenylate-forming enzyme family protein, whose translation MEVRRISDALKVRASHQADEIAHDDVRRQISFAEWDREADEIGGGLAAAGLVPGDRVFLPISNAHAVEMAIAVFAVFRAGGIACPISTRLNPKEVADYAALCGPRFCLTDAPDLVKGLDLAGCWHVDDMPRNFAALPDQASLDPAADAEILGTSGTTGKIKGVVISHPDLMTGVTGYNQDRSRSTLNALPLTGSGGNIGIVMLPARGGATAITQPKFDPKGFLELAKEKRPDLVYLVPSMLRLVLDHPDVATYDMAGVKYLMTGTAPLPHDSVKRAAELWPHLRIRNSYGMSEGGVGIGTRSQEQVLKPGCVGKMPAHMQIRDDAGNVVTEPGVVGEIYGWQKHQRRYWNDPEATEAGFKGGWTKTGDLGFVDEDGDLIMAGRSKELIIRGGYNITPLEIETVLHLHPAVQQAAVVGVPHEVLGEDIAAAVTLRPGCGEATADEIIDFCKAHLGDNKVPRTLVVMDVMPLNPNGKILKKDLVAPLTKAAEERRRAA comes from the coding sequence ATGGAAGTTCGCCGCATCAGCGATGCATTGAAGGTGCGCGCGTCGCACCAGGCCGATGAGATCGCACACGACGACGTCAGGCGGCAGATCAGCTTTGCCGAATGGGACCGTGAGGCCGATGAAATCGGCGGCGGACTGGCTGCAGCGGGGCTCGTTCCCGGCGACCGCGTCTTCCTGCCGATCAGCAACGCGCACGCGGTCGAAATGGCGATCGCGGTGTTTGCGGTGTTTCGCGCCGGCGGCATCGCCTGCCCGATCAGCACCCGGCTCAACCCGAAGGAAGTCGCCGATTACGCCGCGCTGTGCGGACCGCGTTTCTGCCTGACCGACGCCCCCGATCTGGTGAAGGGTCTCGATCTCGCCGGCTGCTGGCACGTCGACGATATGCCGCGTAACTTCGCCGCGCTGCCCGATCAGGCGAGCCTCGATCCGGCAGCCGATGCCGAAATCCTCGGCACGTCGGGGACAACGGGTAAGATCAAAGGCGTCGTGATCTCGCATCCCGACCTGATGACGGGCGTCACCGGGTATAATCAGGACCGCTCGCGCTCGACGCTGAACGCCCTGCCGCTCACCGGATCGGGCGGCAATATCGGGATCGTCATGCTGCCCGCGCGCGGCGGCGCCACTGCGATCACCCAACCGAAATTCGACCCCAAGGGCTTCCTCGAACTCGCGAAGGAAAAGCGGCCCGACCTCGTCTATCTGGTGCCGTCGATGCTGCGGCTGGTGCTCGACCACCCCGATGTCGCGACCTACGACATGGCCGGGGTCAAATATCTGATGACCGGCACCGCACCGCTGCCGCACGATTCGGTAAAGCGGGCGGCCGAGCTCTGGCCGCACCTGCGTATCCGCAACAGCTATGGCATGTCCGAAGGCGGCGTCGGCATCGGGACGCGCAGTCAGGAACAGGTGCTGAAGCCCGGCTGCGTCGGCAAGATGCCCGCGCATATGCAGATTCGCGACGACGCAGGGAATGTCGTCACCGAACCGGGTGTTGTCGGCGAAATCTATGGCTGGCAGAAACATCAGCGTCGCTACTGGAACGACCCCGAGGCGACCGAGGCGGGTTTCAAGGGCGGCTGGACCAAGACCGGCGACCTCGGCTTCGTCGACGAAGACGGCGACCTGATCATGGCTGGCCGGTCGAAGGAACTGATCATCCGCGGCGGCTACAATATCACCCCGCTCGAGATCGAGACGGTGCTCCACCTCCATCCCGCGGTCCAGCAGGCCGCGGTGGTCGGCGTGCCGCACGAGGTGCTGGGTGAGGATATCGCGGCCGCGGTGACGCTCCGCCCCGGCTGCGGCGAGGCAACGGCGGACGAGATCATCGACTTCTGCAAGGCGCATCTCGGCGACAACAAGGTGCCGCGAACGCTGGTCGTGATGGACGTCATGCCGCTCAATCCGAACGGCAAGATCCTGAAAAAGGATCTGGTCGCGCCGTTGACCAAGGCAGCGGAAGAGCGGCGGCGGGCGGCTTAG
- a CDS encoding FAS1-like dehydratase domain-containing protein, translating into MAEAKSDIKQSDEWQKAVAYEITDEDIERQRKLLGFDQAAKTREYITTATEDNIRNFAHGMGDDKPLYTDPAYAKKTRWGSVIAPGMMAGIINKPMKGDPVPDEIKALKKSLFRGIHVFVSGSQWDFYRPIYPGDTIYSFNGDESCEVKQSEFAGRSVITVRRDVKMNQRGEVVAVYRILRVLTERKTAAKKGKYSAIEPASYTDEEMQAIEDIYAKEQVQGAEKRWFESVEKGDSVGLQAKGPLTVTDVICFHAGGYGFVPYAPTANRLAHKNRQRIPAFYVKNEHGIPDVAQRLHWDPVWAQAIGNPMAYDYGVMRENYLWQYLSDWAGDDAVITHIHDEIRKFNYMGDVQRVTGEVLAKRQEGGQSLVDVAVKFTNQRDEETVRATATIALPSKDRPLPLYPQVPDELADKAVRMLARHRELGGD; encoded by the coding sequence ATGGCCGAGGCGAAAAGCGACATCAAGCAAAGCGATGAGTGGCAGAAAGCCGTCGCCTACGAGATTACCGACGAGGATATCGAGCGGCAGCGCAAATTGCTGGGCTTCGATCAGGCAGCGAAGACCCGCGAATATATCACCACCGCGACCGAAGATAATATCCGCAACTTCGCGCACGGCATGGGCGACGACAAGCCGCTCTACACCGACCCCGCCTACGCGAAGAAGACGCGTTGGGGCAGCGTGATCGCACCGGGCATGATGGCGGGCATCATCAACAAGCCGATGAAGGGCGACCCGGTGCCCGACGAGATCAAGGCGCTGAAAAAGAGCCTGTTCCGCGGCATCCATGTCTTCGTGTCGGGTTCGCAATGGGACTTTTATCGCCCCATCTATCCGGGCGACACCATCTACAGCTTCAACGGCGACGAGAGCTGCGAGGTCAAGCAGTCCGAATTTGCGGGCCGCTCGGTGATCACCGTCCGCCGCGACGTCAAGATGAACCAGCGCGGCGAGGTCGTCGCAGTCTATCGCATCCTGCGCGTCCTGACCGAGCGCAAGACGGCGGCGAAGAAAGGCAAATATTCGGCGATCGAACCCGCAAGCTATACCGACGAGGAAATGCAGGCGATCGAGGATATTTACGCCAAGGAACAGGTCCAAGGCGCGGAGAAGCGCTGGTTTGAAAGCGTGGAGAAGGGCGATTCGGTGGGGTTGCAGGCCAAGGGCCCGCTGACCGTCACCGACGTTATCTGCTTCCATGCGGGCGGTTACGGCTTCGTGCCCTATGCGCCGACCGCCAACCGCCTCGCGCACAAGAATCGCCAGCGCATCCCCGCCTTCTATGTGAAGAACGAGCATGGCATCCCCGACGTCGCGCAGCGGCTGCACTGGGACCCGGTGTGGGCGCAGGCGATCGGCAACCCGATGGCCTATGACTATGGGGTGATGCGCGAGAATTACCTGTGGCAATATCTCAGCGACTGGGCGGGCGACGACGCGGTGATCACCCACATCCACGACGAAATCCGCAAGTTCAATTATATGGGCGACGTCCAGCGCGTCACCGGCGAGGTGCTCGCAAAGCGGCAGGAAGGCGGGCAGAGCCTCGTCGACGTTGCGGTGAAATTCACCAACCAGCGCGACGAGGAAACGGTGCGTGCAACCGCGACGATCGCGCTGCCGAGCAAGGATCGCCCGCTGCCGCTCTATCCGCAGGTGCCCGACGAGCTCGCCGACAAGGCGGTGCGCATGCTGGCGCGTCATCGCGAGCTCGGCGGGGATTGA
- a CDS encoding acyl-CoA dehydrogenase family protein, whose product MDFNDSPEEAAFRAEARAWLAAHAPVHELPVGAKMPDTEEADRGRAWMRELYAGGWSGLTFPKALGGRGLSGIEAVIFAEEEGKYHLPKGPFTSIGTGMALPVIAKHGNDEQRARFIEATLKGDITWCQLFSEPAAGSDLAGLRTKAVRADDGSGDWIVNGQKVWSSWAHLTDWGILVVRTDPTVPKHKGLTFFVVDMKTPGIETRPIRQISGASEFNETFLTDVRIPDANRLGAEGEGWACCMTVLMGERLGSGAHRSGVEPLLDFAAATPDGHGGTMLDDRSIRQQFAEALAEEQGERFFQARLRTMVSKGENPGALAGMVKLAYASRYQKTNGLALELRGLAGIAPEAGDTATGDVQYDYIYSTVMRIAGGADEVLRNQIAERVLGMPGEVRMDKDVPFEKLNG is encoded by the coding sequence ATGGATTTCAACGACAGCCCCGAAGAAGCCGCCTTCCGCGCCGAAGCCCGCGCCTGGCTTGCCGCCCATGCCCCTGTGCACGAACTTCCCGTCGGCGCAAAGATGCCCGATACCGAAGAGGCCGACCGCGGTCGCGCGTGGATGCGCGAGCTTTACGCCGGCGGCTGGTCGGGGCTGACCTTTCCGAAGGCGCTCGGCGGGCGCGGCCTATCTGGAATCGAAGCGGTGATATTCGCGGAGGAAGAGGGCAAATATCATCTGCCGAAAGGACCGTTCACGTCGATCGGAACCGGCATGGCGCTCCCGGTGATCGCAAAACATGGCAATGACGAACAGCGGGCGCGCTTTATCGAAGCGACGCTGAAGGGCGACATCACCTGGTGCCAGCTCTTTTCAGAACCTGCCGCAGGTTCCGACCTTGCCGGGTTGCGCACCAAGGCGGTGCGGGCCGACGATGGCTCGGGCGACTGGATCGTCAACGGGCAGAAGGTCTGGTCGAGCTGGGCGCACCTGACCGACTGGGGCATCCTCGTCGTGCGCACCGACCCGACGGTGCCCAAGCACAAGGGGCTGACCTTCTTCGTCGTCGACATGAAAACGCCGGGGATCGAGACGCGGCCTATCCGCCAGATTTCGGGCGCCAGCGAGTTCAACGAGACCTTCCTGACCGACGTCCGCATTCCCGATGCCAACCGCCTCGGCGCCGAGGGCGAGGGCTGGGCGTGCTGCATGACGGTGCTGATGGGCGAGCGGCTCGGCTCGGGCGCGCACCGCAGCGGCGTGGAACCTTTGCTCGATTTCGCGGCCGCCACCCCCGATGGGCATGGCGGAACGATGCTTGACGACCGGTCGATCCGCCAGCAGTTCGCAGAGGCGCTGGCCGAGGAGCAGGGCGAACGCTTTTTTCAGGCGCGCCTCAGGACGATGGTGTCGAAGGGCGAGAACCCCGGCGCGCTCGCCGGGATGGTCAAGCTTGCCTATGCTTCGCGCTATCAGAAGACCAACGGCCTCGCGCTCGAACTGCGCGGCCTCGCGGGGATCGCGCCCGAAGCGGGCGATACCGCGACCGGCGACGTCCAGTACGACTATATCTATTCGACCGTGATGCGCATCGCGGGCGGCGCCGACGAGGTACTGCGCAACCAGATTGCCGAACGCGTGCTGGGGATGCCCGGCGAAGTGCGCATGGACAAGGACGTGCCGTTCGAGAAGCTGAACGGATAA
- a CDS encoding enoyl-CoA hydratase/isomerase family protein yields MADLEHIRIDRHDGGIAAVVVARADIGNASSPEMLGEIRDAFAALSGDPDIRAIVFAAEGKHFSVGADFAFLQKLTGMSASEIKGTVYANFQGAARAIYRCPKPTLALVQGAAVTVGCELALACDFRIAADNAMFQESWIKLGIMPPLGGTFLLPRIVGLGRAMEMCLRGKQVRAEEALHIGLVGEVVARDDLDARGMDLARELAASAPLAYATVKQSIQRALESSMEAEWQANLPNQALLLGSEDHREGLAAVTEKRAPQFQGR; encoded by the coding sequence ATGGCTGATTTGGAGCATATCCGCATCGATCGCCATGACGGCGGCATCGCGGCGGTCGTCGTCGCGCGCGCCGACATCGGCAATGCGTCGTCGCCCGAAATGCTCGGCGAGATTCGTGACGCCTTCGCGGCCTTGTCCGGTGACCCCGATATCCGCGCGATCGTCTTTGCCGCCGAGGGCAAGCATTTCTCGGTCGGTGCCGATTTTGCCTTTCTGCAAAAGCTGACAGGCATGTCGGCGAGCGAGATCAAGGGCACCGTCTACGCCAATTTTCAGGGCGCCGCGCGCGCCATCTATCGTTGCCCCAAGCCGACGCTCGCACTCGTACAAGGCGCGGCGGTGACGGTCGGCTGCGAACTGGCGCTCGCTTGCGATTTCCGTATCGCCGCCGACAATGCGATGTTTCAGGAAAGCTGGATCAAGCTCGGCATCATGCCGCCGCTCGGCGGGACCTTCCTGCTGCCGCGCATCGTCGGGCTCGGCCGCGCGATGGAGATGTGCCTGCGCGGCAAGCAGGTACGCGCCGAGGAAGCGCTGCACATCGGCCTGGTCGGCGAAGTCGTCGCCCGCGACGACCTCGACGCGCGCGGTATGGACCTGGCGCGCGAACTCGCGGCCTCGGCGCCGCTCGCCTATGCGACAGTCAAACAGTCGATCCAGCGCGCGCTCGAAAGCAGCATGGAGGCCGAATGGCAGGCGAACCTGCCCAATCAGGCCTTGCTGCTCGGCAGCGAGGATCATCGCGAAGGGCTGGCGGCGGTGACCGAGAAGCGCGCGCCGCAATTTCAGGGGCGCTAG
- a CDS encoding acyl-CoA dehydrogenase family protein, whose product MHFHLTEEQAAIQDAVRGTLADSWPMERVHAFADGDADFDRTSWYALMALGLGGMLAPDSGMGLLDAALVCEVAGEAAAAGPLIGQLLAVAAVAASGRGDAEALISGKTIATLIHGGSDYAPSARAADLFLIVDRAKGVRLVAAADVTIEAVKAADRTRPMSKVSIADGTGEALFAATDQMTGRLADAALVLVAADALGGAQKVTDMSVAYAKEREQFGQPIGRFQGLKHQLAHMALDVEPARALVWYAAYAWDAQLPDAPRAAAMAKAHLCDVYVRATRAAVAAHGGIGYTWEYGLNYWFRRAMADRAWLGSPAEHRARAATLAGW is encoded by the coding sequence GTGCATTTCCACCTGACCGAAGAGCAGGCAGCCATTCAGGACGCGGTGCGCGGTACGCTGGCCGACAGCTGGCCGATGGAGCGTGTCCATGCCTTTGCCGATGGCGACGCCGATTTCGACCGCACAAGCTGGTACGCGCTGATGGCCCTCGGGCTTGGCGGGATGCTGGCGCCGGACAGCGGCATGGGGCTGCTCGACGCGGCGCTCGTCTGCGAAGTCGCGGGTGAGGCGGCAGCGGCAGGCCCGCTGATCGGGCAATTGCTGGCCGTCGCGGCGGTGGCCGCGAGCGGGCGGGGCGATGCCGAGGCGCTCATAAGCGGCAAGACGATCGCGACGTTGATCCATGGCGGCAGCGATTACGCCCCATCCGCTCGCGCTGCCGACCTGTTCTTGATCGTCGATCGCGCAAAGGGCGTCCGTCTGGTTGCAGCCGCCGATGTCACCATCGAAGCTGTGAAAGCGGCCGACCGGACTCGTCCGATGTCGAAAGTCTCCATCGCCGATGGCACAGGCGAAGCGCTTTTCGCTGCCACCGATCAGATGACCGGGCGTCTCGCCGACGCCGCGCTCGTCCTGGTCGCCGCCGACGCGCTCGGCGGCGCGCAGAAGGTCACCGACATGAGTGTCGCCTATGCCAAGGAACGCGAGCAGTTCGGCCAGCCGATCGGGCGTTTCCAGGGCCTCAAACACCAACTCGCGCATATGGCGCTCGACGTCGAACCGGCGCGCGCGCTCGTCTGGTACGCGGCCTATGCATGGGATGCGCAGCTTCCCGACGCGCCGCGCGCCGCGGCGATGGCGAAGGCGCATCTCTGCGACGTCTATGTCCGCGCGACGCGCGCGGCGGTCGCGGCGCATGGCGGCATCGGCTATACGTGGGAATATGGCCTCAACTACTGGTTCCGCCGCGCGATGGCCGACCGCGCCTGGCTCGGCAGCCCCGCCGAACATCGTGCGCGGGCTGCGACCCTCGCGGGCTGGTAG
- a CDS encoding enoyl-CoA hydratase-related protein gives MSEVLIDNDAGVRTITLNRPDRLNALTSSIMAPLADACADAARDASVGCVVVTGAGRGFCAGGDLKEGGADKAVVPTNAEVGSRTEQGFVRLRTFMETSRLLHEMPKPTIAMVNGPVAGAGIGIAGACDLRFAGRSASFLTAFDRIGAGGDFGSTWFWTKIVGTGVARELFLLGEKLSGEEAFAKGLYTRLFDDEALRDETMTAARRLADGPRMGYRYMKTNLNNAEDWAFEAALDAEALNMGLSTSATAMIWREKKKAENPDG, from the coding sequence ATGTCCGAAGTGCTGATCGACAATGATGCGGGGGTCCGTACCATCACCCTCAACCGGCCCGACCGGCTCAACGCGCTGACCAGCTCGATCATGGCGCCGCTCGCCGACGCCTGCGCCGATGCAGCGCGCGATGCGTCGGTGGGCTGCGTTGTGGTGACCGGGGCCGGGCGCGGCTTTTGTGCCGGCGGCGACCTCAAGGAAGGGGGCGCCGACAAGGCGGTCGTGCCCACCAATGCCGAGGTCGGCAGCCGCACCGAACAGGGCTTCGTGCGGCTGCGCACTTTCATGGAGACCTCCCGCCTGCTCCACGAAATGCCCAAGCCGACGATCGCGATGGTCAACGGGCCGGTCGCGGGCGCGGGGATCGGCATCGCGGGAGCGTGCGACCTGCGTTTCGCAGGCAGGAGCGCGAGTTTCTTGACCGCCTTCGACCGCATCGGCGCGGGGGGCGATTTCGGATCGACCTGGTTCTGGACCAAGATCGTCGGAACCGGGGTCGCGCGCGAACTTTTCCTGCTGGGTGAGAAGCTGTCGGGGGAGGAAGCCTTCGCCAAGGGCCTCTACACCCGCCTGTTCGACGACGAAGCACTGCGCGACGAAACGATGACGGCGGCGCGCCGCCTCGCCGACGGGCCGCGCATGGGCTATCGCTATATGAAGACGAACCTCAACAATGCCGAGGATTGGGCCTTCGAGGCCGCGCTCGATGCCGAGGCGCTCAATATGGGGCTGTCGACCAGCGCCACCGCGATGATCTGGCGCGAGAAGAAGAAGGCCGAAAACCCCGATGGCTGA
- a CDS encoding acyl-CoA dehydrogenase family protein, with amino-acid sequence MDLSYGEAAETFRAEVRAFLSLHWPPPSDLRGGDLKQFVRNFRALATEQGYLHRAIPKRYGGSEQPVDVIRAQVIREEFQRARAPMEVGGNGMNMTVPTLLEKGTEEQKELFIRKTVEGDYIWGQGYSEPGSGSDLASVRTKGELSADGSKWIINGQKIWTSQGMQSTHMFMLVRTEPDAPKHDGITYLLIDLDQPGVTRRPIRQMTGEEGDHTFCEFFFDNAETPVSWQVGERGQGWYVSRTTLKHERASIGGADGLGKQFAKLVDLAKEVGRIDDPIVRDKLAQIEGSVLSHRYSSYRIFSCAAAGEDPGPVALMMKLLLTEIGHEMALLAQELIGEHGFLEPAGAGGRGNRGPRGPEKWLDQIMGSLGNSIAGGASNIQRNIIGERGLGLPRDLAMSGER; translated from the coding sequence ATGGACCTGAGCTATGGCGAGGCGGCGGAGACCTTCCGCGCCGAGGTGCGTGCCTTCCTGTCGCTCCACTGGCCGCCGCCGTCCGACCTGCGCGGCGGCGACCTCAAGCAGTTTGTCCGTAACTTTCGCGCGCTCGCGACCGAACAGGGCTATCTCCATCGCGCGATCCCCAAACGGTACGGAGGTTCCGAGCAACCGGTCGATGTCATTCGCGCACAGGTGATCCGCGAAGAGTTCCAGCGTGCACGGGCCCCCATGGAGGTCGGCGGCAACGGCATGAACATGACCGTGCCGACGCTGCTCGAAAAAGGGACGGAAGAGCAGAAGGAGCTCTTCATCCGCAAGACCGTTGAGGGCGATTATATTTGGGGGCAGGGCTATTCGGAGCCCGGATCGGGTAGCGACCTCGCGAGCGTGCGGACCAAGGGCGAATTATCCGCCGACGGCAGCAAATGGATCATCAACGGCCAGAAGATCTGGACCTCGCAGGGAATGCAATCGACGCACATGTTCATGCTCGTGCGCACCGAGCCCGACGCGCCCAAGCATGACGGCATCACCTATCTGTTGATCGACCTCGACCAGCCGGGCGTCACGCGCCGCCCGATCCGTCAGATGACGGGAGAGGAGGGCGATCATACCTTCTGCGAATTCTTTTTCGACAATGCCGAGACGCCGGTGAGCTGGCAGGTCGGCGAGCGCGGGCAGGGCTGGTATGTCAGCCGCACGACCCTGAAGCACGAACGTGCGAGCATCGGCGGCGCCGACGGGCTGGGCAAGCAGTTCGCCAAGCTGGTCGATCTCGCCAAGGAGGTCGGCCGCATCGACGACCCGATCGTGCGCGACAAGCTCGCCCAGATCGAGGGTTCGGTCCTGTCGCACCGCTATTCGAGCTATCGCATCTTCAGTTGCGCCGCGGCGGGCGAGGACCCCGGCCCGGTGGCGCTGATGATGAAGCTGCTGCTCACCGAGATCGGGCACGAGATGGCGTTGCTGGCGCAGGAACTGATCGGCGAACATGGCTTCCTCGAGCCCGCGGGCGCGGGCGGGCGTGGCAATCGCGGGCCGCGCGGGCCCGAAAAATGGCTCGACCAGATCATGGGCAGCCTCGGCAATTCGATTGCCGGCGGTGCGTCGAACATCCAGCGCAACATCATTGGCGAACGCGGCCTCGGGCTGCCGCGCGACCTCGCGATGAGCGGGGAGCGCTGA